One segment of Erigeron canadensis isolate Cc75 chromosome 2, C_canadensis_v1, whole genome shotgun sequence DNA contains the following:
- the LOC122587802 gene encoding uncharacterized protein LOC122587802, protein MSSYVDNDSSTRPPMFDKDDFSGWKGRMSLFLESIDNNMPDILVDGPYVPTSTFVIDAVVREGQPTIPATVKSIVKDKTDWGDEDRRLANLDVKARNFIVQAVPKDIYHSIKMCSTAKKMWSTLTVMFEGCSTSMESTTTTLTRRYERFFSLRNESLTDTHTRFNALVNDLAAVGITKKTDVLKSKFLDSLPPKWNNYISSMKLSSVYQDLDLPGLFGLLHNQECSEAEKLIVVGDSYSQPASAIVASMTEHPSSISNEIIPCINESVPVISNTNSVCSESDVDESDGEDLANEVALLAERIRRRSFNKFKGKGRSGQADKTKKPFDVSKVTCYKCAQDQYKALKAQVAEPSKKVEKDEKSLIAKDWAESATSSDDEKYKDAKCFMAKEKFAEDLVKIQQQSELAHKASSSQTAPPEPPSPPKVQTKGENSKQIILVQKSGNGFNDPEKVGQTIAEAVSESDRSNNGESKRNKRKIRDHVVLKEKSKILKNKKSLSNGNVLPTESVSNPNHLKSDSDKIISKYVESRKGKISNDTNLLTSVSDSNIVDQSKLRSECKKSGIGKGLVQEETLNVARKNFKSGKGQVKQQWVSKCDKNIGSVSQSESDPVVSSGEPILRGVPK, encoded by the exons ATGTCATCGTATGTTGATAATGATTCTTCTACCCGACcacctatgtttgataaagatgatttcagtgggtggaAAGGTCGTATGTCTTTGTTCCTTGAATCCATTGACAACAATATGCCTGACATCCTTGTGGATGGTCCTTATGTTCCTACATCGACTTTTGTGATTGATGCTGTGGTCAGGGAAGGTCAACCAACCATTCCTGCCACAGTCAAATCCATTGTTAAGGACAAGACAGATTGGGGAGATGAGGATAGGAGATTGGCCAACTTGGATGTGAAGGCACGTAACTTCATTGTCCAAGCTGTGCCTAAAGACATTTACCATTCAATTAAAATGTGTTCTACAGCAAAGAAAATGTGGAGTACATTGACTGTCATGTTTGAGGGTTGCTCTACTTCCATGGAATCTACCACTACTACTCTCACTAGGAGGTATGAGAGATTTTTCTCATTGAGAAATGAATCCTTGACTGACACTCATACTCGCTTTAATGCTTTAGTGAATGATTTAGCTGCTGTTGGAATTACTAAGAAAACTGATGtgttgaaaagtaaatttcttgattcattACCACCTAAATGGAATAATTATATTTCTTCTATGAAACTAAGTTCTGTGTATcaagatcttgatctccctggACTTTTTGGTTTACTTCATAATCAAGAATGTTCAGAAGCTGAGAAACTAATTGTTGTGGGTGATTCTTATAGTCAGCCTGCTAGTGCAATTGTTGCATCTATGACTGAACAccctagttcaatttctaatgaGATCATTCCATGCATCAATGAATCTGTTCCTGTGATTTCTAACACAAATTCTGTTTGTTCTGAATCTGATGTTGATGAATCTGATGGTGAGGACCTAGCCAATGAGGTGGCTTTGTTAGCTGAAAGGATAAGAAGGAGATCATTCAATAAATTCAAAGGAAAAGGTAGAAGTGGGCAAGCTGATAAGACCAAGAAGCCATTTGACGTGTCCAAGGTCACTTGCTACAAGTGTG CTCAAGACCAATATAAGGCCTTGAAAGCACAAGTGGCTGAGCCGAGtaagaaagttgaaaaagaTGAGAAGAGTTTGATAGCCAAAGACTGGGCTGAGAGTGCCACTTCCTCTGATGATGAGAAGTATAAGGATGCCAAGTGCTTTATGGCTAAAGAAAAGTTTGCTGAGGATCTTGTCAAGATTCAACAGCAATCTGAGTTAGCTCACAAGGCATCTTCAAGTCAGACTGCTCCACCTGAG CCTCCTTCACCACCCAAAGTCCAAACCAAAGGAGAGAACTCTAAACAAATTATATTGGTTCAGAAGTCTGGTAATGGTTTTAATGATCCTGAGAAAGTTGGTCAAACCATTGCTGAAGCTGTGTCTGAATCTGATAGG tcAAACAATGGtgaatcaaaaagaaataaaaggaagaTTAGAGATCATGTTGTTCTAAAAGAAAAGAGCAAAATTCTGAAGAATAAGAAGTCTCTTTCAAATGGAAATGTTTTACCAACCGAATCTGTGTCTAATCCAAACCAcctcaaatctgactctgacaaAATAATTTCTAAATATGTTGAGTCCAGAAAAGGTAAGATTTCTAATGACACTAATTTACTTACAAGTGTGTCTGATTCAAATATTGTTGATCAAAGTAAATTAAGGTCTGAATGTAAGAAATCTGGAATAGGCAAAGGTTTGGTTCAAGAGGAAACTCTAAATGTTGCAAGAAAGAATTTCAAATCTGGCAAGGGTCAGGTTAAGCAACAATGGGTTTCTaaatgtgataagaatattGGTTCTGTTTCCCAATCTGAGTCAGACCCTGTGGTCAGCTCTGGTGAACCCATCCTTAGAGGGGTCCCAAAATGA